The proteins below are encoded in one region of Paenibacillus sp. YYML68:
- a CDS encoding extracellular solute-binding protein, which produces MHKRLVKLWTIGFCLSVLLTACSTDTGDTDKEGTKDSPNAAIVNPPGQFPIVNEKIKLKVLVRGNALVENFNTNGYTKWLENKTNIQVEWIVADEKNYLEQLNLALSGGDLPDVIMNMGISPEQQMVYGEQGVFVSWTELIEKYGPNTQNIFKEMPEVKEAITAPGNKIYSLPYVNECYHCSMNFKLYVYKPWLEKLGLKEPSTLDEFYQMLKAFKEKDPNGNGKPDEIALVGATGTRTLIDPFIMNSFIYDDGLKRMIVKDGKIDVVYNKPEWKEGLLYLRKLYKEGLIAPQSFTQDDASLKKVAENPDVAIAGAMPAHSPSTITIVEGPSGRWLDYQPIAPLKGPSGKQTSFWNPYDKIRAGHFIMTNANKYPEATMRWADAMYEFEANLYSNFGVENSSWKWAQPGDVGRDGQPAKYRLLIPYGRVQNESWAQYGVNYRTDKDWYAGQAVLKLPDKEKMYYEVTKKNYEPYRPDIKSIVPPLFFAPSDSQALAELDKTINDYVKTMIARFITGDADIEKEWSSYLSTLEKMNLKTYLEIYQKAYEAKQKK; this is translated from the coding sequence ATGCATAAGCGGCTCGTCAAGCTGTGGACCATCGGCTTCTGTCTGTCGGTACTGTTAACTGCCTGTTCAACGGACACAGGGGATACCGACAAGGAGGGGACGAAGGATAGTCCGAATGCAGCGATCGTCAACCCGCCAGGTCAATTCCCGATTGTTAATGAGAAAATCAAGCTGAAGGTGCTCGTACGCGGCAATGCGCTTGTCGAAAACTTCAACACGAACGGCTACACGAAGTGGCTCGAGAATAAGACGAACATTCAGGTCGAATGGATCGTCGCCGACGAGAAAAATTACTTGGAGCAGCTCAATCTCGCACTGTCTGGTGGAGACTTGCCGGATGTGATCATGAACATGGGCATATCGCCCGAGCAGCAGATGGTGTACGGAGAGCAGGGAGTGTTCGTCTCGTGGACGGAGCTAATTGAGAAGTACGGCCCGAACACGCAGAACATTTTCAAGGAAATGCCTGAGGTGAAGGAAGCGATTACGGCCCCAGGGAATAAGATCTATAGCCTGCCGTACGTGAACGAGTGCTACCATTGCTCGATGAACTTCAAGCTGTACGTATATAAGCCGTGGCTGGAGAAGCTCGGACTGAAGGAGCCGTCGACGCTGGATGAGTTTTACCAGATGCTGAAGGCGTTTAAGGAGAAGGACCCGAATGGGAACGGCAAGCCGGACGAGATCGCGCTCGTCGGAGCTACCGGGACGCGAACGCTGATCGATCCGTTCATCATGAACTCGTTCATCTACGATGACGGGCTGAAGCGGATGATCGTGAAGGATGGCAAGATCGACGTCGTGTACAACAAGCCGGAGTGGAAGGAAGGGCTCCTGTACTTGCGTAAGCTGTATAAGGAGGGGTTGATCGCGCCGCAGTCGTTCACGCAGGATGATGCGAGTCTGAAAAAGGTCGCCGAGAACCCGGATGTCGCGATTGCTGGGGCGATGCCGGCACACTCGCCGTCGACGATTACGATCGTCGAAGGACCGAGCGGACGATGGCTCGACTATCAGCCGATCGCACCGCTCAAGGGGCCTAGCGGCAAGCAGACGTCGTTCTGGAATCCGTATGACAAGATTCGGGCTGGGCACTTCATCATGACGAACGCCAACAAGTACCCGGAGGCGACGATGCGATGGGCCGATGCGATGTATGAGTTTGAGGCGAATCTGTACTCGAACTTCGGGGTGGAGAACTCCTCGTGGAAGTGGGCGCAGCCGGGCGATGTCGGTCGCGATGGTCAGCCTGCGAAGTATCGTCTGCTCATTCCGTATGGACGGGTGCAGAACGAGAGCTGGGCGCAATACGGCGTCAATTACCGGACGGATAAGGACTGGTATGCCGGTCAGGCGGTGCTGAAGCTGCCGGATAAGGAGAAGATGTATTACGAGGTGACGAAGAAGAACTACGAGCCGTATCGACCGGACATCAAGTCCATCGTCCCGCCGCTGTTCTTCGCGCCGTCCGATTCGCAGGCGCTCGCCGAGCTGGATAAGACGATCAACGATTATGTGAAGACGATGATCGCCCGTTTCATCACCGGAGATGCGGATATTGAGAAGGAATGGAGCAGCTACTTGAGCACGCTGGAGAAGATGAACCTGAAGACCTATCTTGAGATCTATCAGAAGGCGTATGAGGCCAAGCAGAAGAAATAG
- a CDS encoding phytanoyl-CoA dioxygenase family protein — MSDLNRLPELSSDYALSQEQVQQFQEKGHIKLNQVATADEVAVYRTIIGEKVKELNYQSKPLEERDTYGKAFIQISNIWEKSEEVRRFVFAQRFAKIAAELLGVDGVRIYHDQALFKEPGGGITPWHQDQIYWPVDTDQFVTMWMPLVPVSEEVGSMNFASGSHKHGYISKLAISDESQKTLAQYIEAKEMEVENYGALEAGDATWHYGWTLHSAPGNPTSTMREVMTIIYYADGAKVIEPDTNARKSDLARWLPGLAPGDVAASPLNPLVYKK, encoded by the coding sequence ATGTCGGATTTGAACAGATTGCCAGAGCTGTCCAGTGACTATGCGTTGAGTCAGGAGCAGGTTCAGCAGTTTCAGGAGAAGGGGCATATCAAGCTGAACCAAGTGGCGACAGCCGACGAGGTCGCGGTGTACCGTACCATTATCGGGGAGAAGGTCAAGGAGCTCAACTACCAGAGTAAGCCGCTCGAGGAACGCGATACGTACGGCAAGGCGTTCATTCAGATCTCGAACATCTGGGAGAAGTCGGAGGAAGTGAGACGGTTCGTGTTCGCGCAGCGCTTCGCCAAGATTGCGGCCGAGCTGCTCGGAGTAGACGGCGTTCGCATCTATCACGATCAGGCGCTGTTCAAGGAGCCGGGCGGTGGCATTACACCGTGGCACCAGGACCAGATCTACTGGCCGGTAGATACGGATCAGTTCGTCACGATGTGGATGCCGCTCGTGCCCGTGTCCGAGGAAGTGGGCTCCATGAACTTCGCCAGCGGCTCACACAAGCATGGCTACATCAGCAAGCTGGCGATCTCGGATGAGTCACAGAAGACACTCGCGCAATATATTGAAGCCAAAGAAATGGAAGTGGAGAATTACGGCGCACTTGAAGCGGGCGATGCGACGTGGCATTACGGCTGGACGCTGCACAGTGCTCCGGGCAATCCGACCTCGACGATGCGCGAGGTGATGACCATTATTTATTACGCGGACGGTGCGAAGGTCATCGAGCCGGATACGAATGCACGCAAGAGCGACCTAGCGCGCTGGCTGCCAGGTCTTGCGCCGGGTGATGTCGCAGCAAGTCCGCTGAACCCGCTCGTGTATAAGAAGTAA
- a CDS encoding sugar ABC transporter permease — translation MEIASAKPQTEAARLSKPRRLLRDMRKVWQLYVLMLLPLAYIIIFKYVPMYGAQIAFKNFVANKGIWGSSWVGFDHFVRFFESYEFWTIMWNTISLSVYQLVAGFPFPILLALSLNYVMHDKFKKMVQMVTYAPHFISVVVMVGIIFQVLDPRIGLVNHLIALFGLEPINWMGEASYFRSIYVWSGVWQNVGFSCIIYLAALASIDPSLHEAAVVDGASKLRRMWHIDLPGILPIAIILLILDVGRMLEIGFEKSFLMQNPLNLRTSEIIDTYVYKVGLASNIVNFSYSSAIGLFKNVINLILLISVNRLAKKIGQSSLW, via the coding sequence ATGGAGATCGCAAGCGCGAAGCCGCAGACCGAGGCTGCTCGACTGAGCAAGCCTCGCAGACTGCTGCGGGATATGCGGAAGGTTTGGCAGCTGTATGTGCTGATGCTCCTTCCGTTAGCTTACATTATTATATTCAAATATGTACCGATGTACGGTGCGCAAATCGCCTTCAAAAACTTCGTGGCGAACAAGGGCATCTGGGGCAGCAGCTGGGTCGGCTTCGACCACTTCGTACGCTTCTTCGAATCGTACGAGTTCTGGACCATTATGTGGAACACGATCTCACTTAGTGTATACCAGCTCGTCGCGGGCTTTCCGTTCCCGATTCTGCTCGCGCTAAGCTTGAATTATGTCATGCATGACAAATTCAAGAAGATGGTGCAGATGGTCACGTATGCGCCGCACTTCATCTCTGTCGTCGTCATGGTCGGTATCATCTTCCAGGTGCTCGATCCACGGATCGGCCTCGTTAACCACCTCATCGCCTTGTTCGGTCTTGAGCCGATCAACTGGATGGGCGAGGCGTCCTACTTCCGCAGCATCTACGTATGGTCGGGCGTATGGCAGAACGTCGGCTTCAGCTGCATCATCTACTTGGCAGCGCTCGCCAGCATCGACCCGTCGCTCCATGAGGCCGCTGTCGTCGACGGAGCCTCCAAGCTGCGCCGTATGTGGCACATCGACCTTCCCGGCATATTGCCGATCGCGATCATTCTCCTCATCCTAGACGTAGGGCGCATGCTCGAGATCGGCTTCGAGAAATCGTTTCTCATGCAAAATCCGCTCAACCTGCGCACGTCCGAAATTATCGACACGTACGTGTACAAGGTCGGCTTAGCCTCGAACATCGTTAATTTCTCGTATTCCAGCGCCATCGGTTTATTCAAGAACGTCATCAACCTGATTCTGCTCATCTCCGTAAACCGGCTCGCAAAAAAAATCGGCCAAAGCAGCCTATGGTAG
- a CDS encoding glycosyltransferase — MTWEGDFSETNSLSLVNARLYERLQTNERFELLRYPIAASEQVDVHITHQWPPRLTRPAQASYWIHILPWEFGAVPVAWYMPMKYEMDEIWVYSELNKTQYVDSGIPADKIRVLPLGVDPNVFYPGSVRMEGANPGGPFRFLYVGGTIVRKGFDILLDAYLTEFSSEDKVCLIVKDHGTTSHYNGITLQDRVLEAQKDSKSPSISYTDVHVKEKELVKLYQSCDCAVFPFRGEGFGLPIAEAAACGTAVIVPDAGPVTEWLDATEALFVKSSVYVHPEMKVGAMETVDAPSWIEVDKQALQQQLRYAYQHGHRLKEIGERASDKIRSRYSWDDSALLAAQYVLELCSREPMPALDEEQKIEQELELVAAYNHQKRNQRAAGTMAALTLHYSDRADLQLQKAWMLIADRKFLQALSILKSITEDQESKYSDVTDALLGRAWTLVAVCYCELQSWALAIEAFHKANELKTPIHALQISYFQYAIGTLKLLLGALHQELGDTYFALNVDGKAKLIYTQALELDPDAEEASQKLIELELRKEAARRRAAPVLEAHAQAMDSYEQSESPIQWHVLLHAYLSSSMLVQLQSALSSWFNRGQEAYMLEVSHPDMHPAPSLAAAQIVLLLRAGLGADHLKSWCRWCLAQCPPGSTLIICGVDGVEEEYEALCSLLDSGPWTMKGRGSIPSEEDEEYGYSVFQLDEVGIIWESPYYNASGYASEQRHFVKSLQPYPYCIQVRPIDSQLSQTEQSHERVENAHASLKHPALIHYQASPAHWFKTAQAPIQIGRTMFETDRIPSEWVPILNELTEVWVPSQFNVETFVRSGVHADHIQIIPGALDERLYRVTSSARGSIDGARSFTFLSVFDWSIRKGWDILLLSYLTSFTDEDDVSLVLKVSRLNEPRAQITSIVEEMIKQLQIKNPPHLHIIDTRLTEQQMRELYASCSAFVLPTRGEGWGRPFMEALAFEVPVIGTNWSAQLEFMNEDNSFLIEVERMVEITDSMPAHFHGHLWAEPSMEHLVQIMRQVHSDYASAKQRAITGRKSIFPKYSLESVGRLINRRLEQLIADYFRG, encoded by the coding sequence ATGACTTGGGAGGGAGATTTCTCCGAAACGAATAGCCTGTCACTAGTGAACGCTCGCTTGTATGAAAGGCTTCAAACGAATGAGAGATTTGAATTACTTCGCTACCCGATCGCAGCTTCAGAGCAAGTGGATGTACATATCACTCATCAGTGGCCGCCGAGATTGACAAGACCAGCACAGGCCTCATATTGGATTCATATTCTTCCATGGGAGTTCGGAGCCGTGCCTGTTGCATGGTATATGCCCATGAAGTATGAGATGGATGAGATCTGGGTATACAGCGAGCTAAATAAGACTCAGTACGTTGATTCTGGAATTCCTGCAGACAAGATTCGAGTTCTACCTCTTGGAGTAGACCCGAACGTATTTTACCCCGGGAGCGTAAGGATGGAAGGAGCGAATCCAGGAGGGCCTTTTCGATTTTTATATGTTGGAGGTACGATCGTTCGCAAAGGTTTCGATATATTGCTCGATGCGTACTTGACAGAATTCAGTTCAGAAGACAAGGTGTGCTTAATTGTCAAGGATCATGGAACTACCTCACATTACAATGGGATTACGCTTCAAGACCGAGTGCTGGAGGCCCAAAAAGATTCAAAGAGCCCCTCGATTTCCTATACAGATGTACACGTAAAGGAGAAGGAGTTAGTCAAGCTGTATCAAAGCTGTGATTGCGCTGTGTTTCCGTTTCGCGGCGAGGGCTTCGGGCTTCCGATCGCAGAAGCAGCAGCATGCGGTACAGCGGTGATTGTGCCCGATGCAGGGCCAGTGACGGAATGGCTGGACGCAACGGAAGCATTGTTCGTGAAGTCATCCGTTTATGTTCATCCTGAAATGAAGGTTGGAGCGATGGAGACTGTCGATGCTCCGAGCTGGATTGAAGTAGATAAGCAAGCGCTGCAGCAGCAGCTTAGATATGCGTATCAACATGGACATCGATTGAAGGAAATTGGAGAGCGTGCGAGCGACAAGATAAGATCTCGCTATTCGTGGGACGATAGTGCATTGCTAGCCGCGCAGTATGTGCTCGAGCTCTGTTCACGAGAGCCTATGCCCGCATTGGACGAGGAGCAGAAGATCGAACAAGAGCTAGAGCTAGTTGCTGCCTATAATCATCAGAAACGTAACCAACGTGCGGCAGGAACTATGGCAGCCCTGACTCTTCATTATTCTGACCGAGCGGACCTGCAGCTTCAGAAGGCTTGGATGCTAATTGCTGACCGGAAATTTCTTCAGGCATTATCTATACTGAAATCTATTACAGAGGATCAAGAGTCTAAGTATTCGGATGTTACAGATGCTCTCTTGGGTAGAGCTTGGACACTCGTGGCAGTTTGTTACTGTGAATTGCAATCGTGGGCATTGGCCATAGAGGCATTCCATAAGGCTAATGAGCTGAAGACACCGATTCATGCACTTCAGATCTCGTATTTTCAATACGCAATCGGTACGCTTAAGCTGTTGCTAGGTGCCTTGCATCAGGAGCTAGGTGACACCTACTTCGCCTTGAATGTGGACGGCAAGGCGAAGCTCATCTATACGCAGGCGCTCGAATTAGATCCAGATGCAGAAGAAGCTTCGCAGAAGCTTATTGAGCTGGAGCTTCGCAAGGAAGCCGCACGTAGGAGGGCTGCTCCAGTGCTGGAAGCACACGCTCAAGCAATGGACTCCTATGAGCAGTCAGAGTCACCAATTCAATGGCATGTGCTGCTTCATGCTTACCTTTCTTCATCAATGCTGGTACAGCTCCAGTCAGCCTTATCTTCATGGTTCAATAGAGGTCAAGAGGCATATATGCTGGAGGTTAGTCATCCGGACATGCATCCAGCTCCTAGCCTTGCAGCAGCGCAAATCGTTCTACTGCTTCGTGCAGGTCTAGGTGCCGATCACCTGAAGAGCTGGTGTCGATGGTGCTTAGCCCAGTGCCCTCCTGGAAGCACCTTGATCATCTGTGGCGTAGATGGAGTGGAGGAGGAATATGAAGCGCTCTGCTCCTTGCTCGACAGTGGTCCATGGACCATGAAGGGCCGAGGGTCAATCCCGAGTGAAGAGGATGAGGAATATGGATACAGCGTGTTCCAGCTGGATGAAGTAGGGATCATCTGGGAGTCTCCATACTATAATGCGTCCGGATATGCCTCGGAGCAGCGTCACTTCGTGAAGAGTCTTCAGCCGTATCCATACTGTATTCAGGTGAGGCCGATTGATTCGCAGCTATCTCAAACCGAGCAGTCTCATGAACGGGTTGAGAATGCACATGCGAGCTTGAAGCATCCTGCGCTTATCCATTATCAAGCCTCGCCTGCTCACTGGTTTAAGACGGCCCAAGCTCCGATTCAGATCGGGAGAACGATGTTTGAGACGGATCGAATTCCCAGTGAGTGGGTGCCGATTCTGAATGAGCTGACGGAGGTCTGGGTTCCCTCTCAATTCAACGTGGAGACGTTCGTTCGTTCAGGAGTACATGCAGACCATATTCAGATCATTCCCGGTGCGCTGGATGAGCGGCTATACCGGGTCACATCGAGTGCCCGAGGATCAATAGACGGAGCGAGGAGCTTCACCTTCTTGTCTGTATTCGATTGGAGCATTCGTAAGGGCTGGGACATTCTGCTGTTGTCATACTTGACTAGCTTCACAGACGAGGATGATGTATCACTTGTGCTGAAGGTCAGTCGATTGAATGAGCCGAGAGCTCAAATTACATCTATAGTTGAAGAAATGATCAAGCAGCTTCAAATCAAAAATCCACCTCATCTGCACATTATCGACACACGGTTGACCGAGCAACAAATGCGCGAGCTGTATGCCTCCTGCAGCGCTTTCGTTCTGCCGACGCGCGGCGAAGGTTGGGGAAGACCTTTCATGGAAGCCCTTGCCTTTGAGGTGCCTGTGATCGGCACGAATTGGAGTGCTCAGCTTGAATTTATGAATGAGGACAACAGCTTTTTGATCGAGGTTGAGCGTATGGTCGAGATTACAGATTCGATGCCCGCACATTTTCACGGTCATCTTTGGGCAGAGCCGAGCATGGAGCACTTGGTGCAGATCATGCGTCAAGTCCACTCCGATTATGCTTCGGCGAAGCAGCGAGCGATCACTGGAAGGAAGAGCATCTTCCCTAAGTATTCTTTGGAATCCGTTGGCAGGTTGATTAATCGCAGATTGGAGCAGTTAATTGCTGACTACTTTCGTGGGTGA
- a CDS encoding ROK family transcriptional regulator produces the protein MIPNDWKDQKGSKLALIQALRVHGKMSRIDLTRLTGLSRATISLTIAELIEGGLVYETDNRLTTKGRPATSVELVPHSTVMIGADLDNKTWTLGAFDLLGNPVKTVKIPVHSFEPEITFRTLAEEIATFKQSLDVQPVPLLGLGVPGLVDGRHRMIRSAADLNWHQFEVAEFMEEATGWPTVVVNRHRARGLSECRYGAGQSYSNMIYIGVGMGIAAGLYLDRQLLSGALGGAGEIGHTTIEPDGPLCSCGNHGCLQALSAGQAIEQEFRRLVRTCEHTSMYADASIDLQLVRAQDVCAAAEAGDTFAVQVVRKAANYVGIAMANLLNTFNPETIILGGTIPNASPLFVETATRTMRQRAMRPLSADTVVSTSQLMELGGALGAANFAFDRNISLSFFQLDKGTTEYSS, from the coding sequence ATGATACCTAATGATTGGAAGGACCAGAAGGGCAGCAAGCTGGCTCTCATCCAAGCGCTGCGCGTTCACGGCAAGATGTCGCGCATCGATCTGACCCGATTAACCGGACTGAGCCGCGCCACCATATCGTTAACGATCGCCGAGCTGATCGAGGGCGGTCTCGTGTACGAAACGGACAATCGACTGACGACGAAGGGACGTCCCGCTACGTCCGTCGAGCTCGTGCCACATTCCACAGTGATGATAGGAGCGGACTTGGATAACAAGACGTGGACACTCGGAGCGTTCGACCTGCTTGGCAATCCGGTGAAGACGGTGAAGATCCCCGTACATTCGTTCGAGCCGGAGATCACGTTCCGTACGCTGGCAGAGGAGATCGCAACGTTCAAGCAGAGCCTGGACGTGCAGCCCGTTCCGCTGCTCGGACTCGGCGTGCCGGGTCTTGTCGATGGGAGGCATCGCATGATCCGCAGCGCGGCCGATCTGAACTGGCACCAGTTCGAGGTCGCGGAGTTCATGGAGGAGGCGACCGGCTGGCCGACGGTCGTCGTCAACAGGCATCGCGCGAGGGGACTATCCGAATGCCGCTACGGCGCGGGGCAATCGTACTCGAATATGATCTATATCGGGGTCGGTATGGGCATCGCCGCGGGCTTGTACCTCGACCGTCAGCTGCTGTCCGGGGCACTCGGCGGCGCTGGCGAGATCGGACATACGACAATCGAGCCCGATGGACCGCTCTGCTCATGCGGCAACCACGGATGTCTGCAGGCTCTATCCGCAGGTCAGGCCATCGAGCAGGAGTTCCGCAGATTGGTGCGCACCTGTGAGCATACGTCGATGTATGCAGATGCGTCGATAGACCTGCAGCTCGTGCGGGCGCAAGACGTATGCGCAGCAGCGGAGGCTGGCGACACGTTCGCTGTACAGGTCGTGCGGAAGGCGGCCAACTATGTCGGTATTGCGATGGCTAACTTGCTCAATACGTTTAATCCGGAGACGATCATTCTAGGGGGAACGATCCCGAACGCCAGCCCCCTGTTCGTCGAGACGGCGACGCGCACGATGCGTCAGCGGGCGATGCGTCCGCTATCGGCCGACACCGTCGTCAGCACGTCGCAGCTGATGGAGCTCGGCGGTGCGCTCGGAGCGGCTAATTTCGCCTTCGACCGGAACATTTCGCTGTCGTTCTTCCAGCTCGATAAGGGAACGACTGAGTATTCATCCTAA
- a CDS encoding carbohydrate ABC transporter permease: MHTNVKESAGDRVFNAVNYTVLSVFFLAVLYPLLYIVSASFSSTEAVISGRVWLWPVDPGLQGYEAVFSNKAVWSGFANSLFYTIVGTVLNVVLTVMAAYPLARKDFIGRNAIMFLFVFTIMFSGGLIPNYMLVKDLGLLDTRWAMIIPTALSVFNVIITRTYFQANIPQEMLEAAQVDGATDWQFLGKIVLPLSGPILAVIALFYAVQHWNTYFNALLFLKDRDLYPLQLILRSILIQNQIDPSMVMSEEDLVARQGLGDLLKYSLIVVATVPVLLIYPLVQKHFVKGVMIGSIKG, from the coding sequence ATGCATACGAACGTCAAGGAGTCGGCAGGCGATCGCGTCTTTAACGCGGTCAATTATACGGTGTTATCCGTCTTTTTCCTCGCTGTGCTCTATCCGCTACTGTATATTGTTAGCGCTTCCTTTAGCTCAACGGAGGCGGTGATCTCCGGTCGAGTGTGGCTGTGGCCCGTCGATCCGGGGCTGCAGGGCTATGAGGCCGTATTCAGCAACAAGGCGGTATGGAGCGGCTTCGCCAATTCATTATTTTACACCATTGTGGGTACAGTCCTGAATGTCGTGCTGACGGTGATGGCTGCTTATCCGCTGGCTCGGAAAGATTTCATCGGCCGCAATGCGATTATGTTCCTGTTCGTGTTCACCATCATGTTCTCCGGCGGCTTAATCCCGAACTATATGCTCGTCAAGGACCTCGGCCTGCTCGATACGAGATGGGCGATGATCATTCCTACGGCGCTCAGCGTGTTCAATGTCATCATTACGCGAACGTACTTCCAGGCGAACATTCCGCAGGAGATGCTCGAGGCGGCGCAGGTTGACGGAGCTACAGATTGGCAATTTCTTGGTAAAATTGTGCTGCCCCTATCGGGGCCGATCTTGGCCGTCATCGCACTCTTCTATGCGGTGCAGCATTGGAACACGTACTTCAACGCCTTGCTGTTCCTGAAGGACCGCGATCTATATCCGCTCCAGCTCATTCTGCGCAGCATTCTGATCCAGAATCAGATTGACCCGAGCATGGTGATGAGTGAGGAGGACTTGGTTGCGAGGCAGGGACTTGGGGATTTGCTGAAATATTCACTGATCGTCGTCGCTACCGTTCCCGTGCTGCTCATCTATCCGCTCGTGCAGAAGCACTTCGTGAAAGGGGTGATGATCGGCTCGATCAAGGGCTAG
- a CDS encoding sugar phosphate isomerase/epimerase, which yields MSQSSVKFSVFTKPWKNVSVAELGKFVKEMGFDGIEFPLREGYQLEPDNAHQLPKLAEKLADYGVSIYSVASSTEERVFAGCAEAGIPLIRIMPVISPELGYMESEKRERAKLEALIPLCEQYGVKVGLQLHYGNHVTDSMGLLHLLDGLPPSCVGAVWDCAHDALAGQQPEFGLDIVWPYLAMVNLKNVFYNRINGPEAESAEWKRYFTSGRQGLASWPRVADYLAQRSYQGVVCLTAEYTNEHDVDRLIREDLIYAKSLFQ from the coding sequence ATGTCTCAATCATCGGTTAAGTTCTCCGTATTCACGAAGCCTTGGAAGAACGTCTCGGTTGCGGAGCTCGGCAAATTTGTCAAGGAAATGGGCTTCGACGGGATCGAGTTCCCGCTCCGTGAAGGGTATCAGCTCGAGCCGGACAACGCGCATCAGCTGCCGAAGCTGGCAGAGAAGCTCGCCGATTACGGCGTGAGCATCTACAGCGTAGCGAGCAGCACCGAGGAGCGCGTGTTCGCTGGGTGTGCGGAGGCAGGCATTCCATTGATCCGCATTATGCCGGTCATCTCGCCGGAGCTCGGGTACATGGAATCGGAGAAACGCGAGCGCGCGAAATTGGAAGCGCTTATCCCGCTCTGCGAGCAGTACGGGGTGAAGGTCGGGCTGCAGCTGCACTACGGCAACCACGTCACCGATTCGATGGGGCTGCTGCACCTGCTCGATGGGCTGCCGCCGTCATGCGTCGGTGCCGTATGGGATTGTGCCCATGACGCCTTGGCTGGACAGCAGCCAGAATTCGGACTCGACATCGTGTGGCCATACCTCGCCATGGTCAATCTGAAGAACGTCTTCTATAACCGGATCAACGGACCTGAGGCGGAGAGCGCGGAGTGGAAGCGATATTTCACCTCCGGTCGCCAAGGACTCGCCTCGTGGCCTCGTGTAGCCGATTACTTGGCGCAGCGCAGCTACCAAGGCGTCGTCTGTCTGACGGCCGAATATACGAATGAGCACGACGTAGACCGCTTGATCCGGGAAGATCTGATCTACGCCAAGTCCTTGTTCCAGTAA
- a CDS encoding AraC family transcriptional regulator gives MQPATPQLYPVVHWAQQHKQMRERIIHRRIRDFEILLLEQGTVEVQIEARAPFQVQPGQFFILPSRLKHRVQVTCDTYALFLGVHFDFYNELHIAKDEDIIVYEDKADDDSFCSLPDQSEFSDWLQAASVHASPDVYSLLERIIHEFTHRPAGYMMCCQGLLLQLFVQITRAIHQHHREQASAGTQQAISDLARTIEASPGDDWSNERLAAILSVNVDYMGRLFKKCIGASPNKFVQHIRHSKAKRLLRDTNDTIEHIGRTIGYTDVHYFARIFHKWEGMPPGEYRKLCRLL, from the coding sequence ATGCAGCCAGCAACGCCGCAGCTGTATCCGGTCGTCCATTGGGCTCAGCAGCATAAGCAAATGCGCGAGCGCATCATTCACCGCCGTATCCGCGACTTCGAAATATTGCTGCTGGAGCAGGGAACGGTCGAGGTTCAGATCGAAGCGAGGGCGCCCTTTCAGGTGCAGCCCGGTCAATTTTTCATACTGCCGTCAAGGCTCAAGCACCGCGTACAGGTCACCTGTGATACGTATGCGCTGTTCCTCGGGGTACACTTCGACTTCTACAACGAGCTGCATATTGCCAAGGACGAAGACATTATCGTGTACGAGGACAAAGCGGACGACGATTCGTTCTGCAGCCTTCCGGACCAATCGGAGTTCAGCGATTGGCTCCAGGCCGCGAGCGTGCACGCTTCACCTGACGTCTACAGTCTGCTGGAGCGCATCATTCACGAATTCACCCATCGTCCAGCCGGGTATATGATGTGCTGCCAAGGTCTGCTGCTCCAGCTGTTCGTTCAGATCACAAGAGCGATCCACCAGCACCATCGGGAGCAGGCAAGCGCAGGCACGCAGCAAGCGATCTCGGACCTCGCCCGCACCATCGAGGCTTCGCCGGGAGACGACTGGTCGAACGAGAGGCTTGCCGCCATTCTCAGCGTCAACGTCGATTACATGGGGCGGCTATTCAAGAAGTGTATCGGCGCAAGCCCGAACAAGTTCGTCCAGCACATTCGCCATTCGAAAGCGAAGCGACTGCTCCGCGACACGAATGACACGATCGAGCATATCGGGCGAACGATCGGCTATACGGATGTGCATTACTTCGCTCGTATTTTTCACAAGTGGGAGGGGATGCCGCCGGGGGAGTACCGGAAGCTGTGCCGATTGCTGTAG